One part of the Amycolatopsis lurida genome encodes these proteins:
- the gcl gene encoding glyoxylate carboligase, whose product MPRIPAMQAVVDVLVSEGVDTAFGCPGAAILPLYHAMQDSGIEHLIVRHEEGATHMADGWARTTGNVGVAIGTSGPAGTNMITGLYTAQADSIPILCITGQADSRKLHTEAFQAVDIVEIAKPVTKWAVQVKEAAQLPWVFREAFRIARSGRPGPVLIDLPIDVQRQEIEWDSSIDSPLPVTRATPSPARVERALDLLLAAERPLILAGGGVVLGDASDRLRTAAELLGVPVGVTLMGKGTFPEDHELFAGMAGIQTSQRWANAAFLEADLVLALGARFGDRHTGDLDVYRGNRKFIHVDIEPTQLGKVFGPDLGIVSDTGAFLDALIEAASKRAPARDRAWPRRIGELKESLPRREDFEDTPIKAPRVFKEINEFYGEDVYFVTAIGLYQIWSGQFQRAHKPRHYQVCGQAGPLGWEIPAAIGVKKAKPDAEVVGVVGDYSFQFLVEELAVAAQYDVGFVLIMLNNEYLGLIRQAETGYEMNFEVDIHYDKIGTDNVKVMEAYGCSGTRVTEPGEIRTSLEWARKEAERTSRPVLVEIMIEREGNAAMGKALDSVVEFEPIAG is encoded by the coding sequence ATGCCCAGAATCCCCGCCATGCAGGCCGTCGTCGACGTCCTGGTCAGTGAGGGCGTCGACACCGCGTTCGGCTGCCCCGGTGCCGCGATCCTCCCGCTGTATCACGCGATGCAGGACAGCGGCATCGAGCATCTGATCGTGCGCCATGAAGAGGGCGCAACCCATATGGCCGACGGCTGGGCGAGGACCACCGGCAACGTCGGCGTCGCGATCGGCACCTCCGGGCCCGCCGGGACGAACATGATCACCGGCCTCTACACCGCGCAGGCGGACTCGATCCCGATCCTGTGCATCACCGGGCAGGCCGACTCGCGGAAGCTGCACACCGAGGCGTTCCAGGCCGTCGACATCGTCGAGATCGCCAAGCCGGTGACGAAATGGGCCGTGCAGGTCAAGGAGGCGGCCCAGCTGCCGTGGGTGTTCCGGGAGGCGTTCCGGATCGCGCGGTCCGGCCGTCCGGGGCCGGTGCTGATCGACCTGCCGATCGACGTCCAGCGGCAGGAGATCGAGTGGGACTCCAGCATCGACTCGCCGCTGCCGGTCACCAGGGCGACGCCGTCACCGGCCAGGGTCGAACGAGCGCTGGACCTGCTGCTGGCCGCCGAACGGCCGCTGATCCTCGCCGGTGGCGGCGTGGTGCTCGGCGACGCGAGCGACCGGCTGCGCACCGCGGCCGAACTGCTCGGCGTCCCGGTCGGCGTGACGTTGATGGGCAAGGGGACCTTCCCCGAGGACCACGAACTGTTCGCCGGCATGGCGGGTATCCAGACCTCGCAGCGCTGGGCGAACGCGGCCTTTCTCGAAGCGGATCTGGTGCTGGCGCTGGGCGCGCGGTTCGGCGACCGGCACACCGGTGACCTCGACGTCTACCGCGGGAACCGGAAGTTCATCCACGTCGACATCGAGCCGACGCAACTGGGGAAGGTCTTCGGTCCGGACCTCGGCATCGTGTCGGACACGGGCGCCTTCCTGGACGCGCTGATCGAGGCGGCCTCGAAGCGTGCCCCGGCGCGGGATCGCGCGTGGCCGCGGCGGATCGGCGAGCTCAAGGAGAGCCTGCCGCGCCGCGAGGACTTCGAGGACACGCCGATCAAGGCACCCCGGGTCTTCAAGGAGATCAACGAGTTCTACGGCGAGGACGTCTACTTCGTCACCGCGATCGGGCTCTACCAGATCTGGTCCGGGCAGTTCCAGCGCGCGCACAAGCCGCGGCACTATCAGGTGTGCGGCCAGGCCGGACCCCTCGGCTGGGAGATCCCGGCGGCGATCGGGGTCAAGAAGGCGAAACCGGACGCCGAGGTCGTCGGCGTCGTCGGGGACTACTCGTTCCAGTTCCTGGTCGAGGAGCTGGCGGTCGCCGCGCAGTACGACGTCGGGTTCGTGCTGATCATGCTGAACAACGAATACCTCGGGCTCATCCGGCAGGCCGAGACCGGCTACGAGATGAACTTCGAGGTCGACATCCACTACGACAAGATCGGCACGGACAACGTGAAGGTCATGGAGGCCTACGGCTGCTCCGGCACCCGCGTCACCGAGCCGGGTGAGATCCGGACGTCGCTGGAGTGGGCGCGCAAGGAGGCCGAGCGGACGTCGCGGCCGGTGCTGGTGGAGATCATGATCGAACGCGAAGGGAACGCCGCGATGGGCAAGGCACTCGACAGCGTCGTCGAGTTCGAACCGATCGCGGGCTGA
- a CDS encoding pyridoxamine 5'-phosphate oxidase family protein, with translation MSSFVMTAEEREAFLSEVHIGVLAVEREGRAPLAVPVWYDYEPGGELLIWMDRGSVKDKAIKKAGRLSLVAQTETFPYKYVTAEGPVVANDAPPTREQALKIAQRYLPGDEGTKYVDGALSDNSVLVRVRPEKWLSNDQSKA, from the coding sequence ATGTCGTCTTTCGTCATGACCGCCGAAGAACGGGAAGCCTTCCTGAGCGAGGTCCACATCGGGGTCTTGGCCGTGGAGCGGGAAGGCCGGGCCCCGCTGGCCGTGCCGGTCTGGTACGACTACGAGCCCGGTGGCGAGCTGCTGATCTGGATGGATCGCGGCTCGGTCAAGGACAAGGCGATCAAGAAGGCCGGCAGGCTCAGCCTGGTCGCGCAGACGGAGACCTTCCCCTACAAGTACGTGACGGCCGAGGGTCCGGTCGTCGCCAACGACGCGCCGCCGACCAGGGAGCAGGCGCTGAAGATCGCGCAGCGCTACCTGCCCGGCGACGAGGGCACGAAGTACGTCGACGGCGCGCTCAGCGACAACTCCGTGCTGGTCCGCGTCCGGCCGGAGAAGTGGCTGAGCAACGACCAGAGCAAGGCCTGA
- a CDS encoding lytic transglycosylase domain-containing protein, with the protein MPKHRPRQTDKLSARHRTAFALAGGALAVLPAVTASAGPDAPVAAPKPAAPQNQAAAWQPPAGTVPEIAVDGSLPQPPTPDPLTVPGHSGNVGGAFAPSGALGIPASMMKAYKNAADILAKELPGCHIDWALIASIGRIESNHARGGYVDAKGNTLEPILGPQLNGAGPFAAISDTDGGKYDGDTVWDRAVGPTQFIPSTWKGYASDGNGDGESNPNNIYDATLASGRYLCSGGVDLTSEQTQRVAVYRYNHSLSYVDTVIRWAVAYRGGVATTPDSQVPVGAPDSPDVAAGTPGGEVPVPTLPGAPPPGTTTPPPTSQPGTSLPPSSTTPPSSTSPSKPTSTPPSSTPPSSTPPSSTPPSSTTPPPSSTSSAPPASTPAENTGETSPTSTTASPTP; encoded by the coding sequence ATGCCGAAGCACCGCCCTCGACAGACGGACAAGTTGTCCGCCCGGCACCGGACGGCCTTCGCGCTCGCCGGTGGCGCACTCGCCGTCCTGCCCGCGGTGACCGCGTCGGCGGGCCCGGACGCCCCGGTCGCCGCGCCGAAACCGGCCGCACCGCAGAACCAGGCCGCGGCCTGGCAACCGCCTGCGGGAACGGTCCCGGAGATCGCCGTCGACGGCAGCCTCCCCCAGCCGCCCACGCCGGACCCGCTGACCGTCCCCGGTCACAGCGGCAACGTCGGCGGCGCGTTCGCGCCGTCGGGCGCGCTCGGCATCCCCGCCAGCATGATGAAGGCCTACAAGAACGCGGCCGACATCCTCGCGAAGGAACTGCCCGGCTGCCACATCGACTGGGCGCTCATCGCCAGCATCGGCCGCATCGAGTCCAACCACGCGCGCGGCGGCTACGTCGACGCGAAGGGCAACACGCTCGAACCGATCCTCGGCCCGCAGCTCAACGGCGCCGGGCCGTTCGCCGCGATCTCCGATACCGACGGCGGCAAGTACGACGGCGATACGGTCTGGGATCGCGCCGTCGGCCCGACGCAGTTCATCCCGTCGACGTGGAAGGGCTACGCCTCCGACGGCAATGGCGACGGCGAGTCGAACCCGAACAACATCTACGACGCGACGCTGGCCTCGGGCCGGTACCTCTGCTCTGGAGGCGTCGACCTGACGTCGGAGCAGACCCAGCGCGTTGCCGTGTACCGCTACAACCACTCACTGTCCTATGTGGACACGGTGATCCGATGGGCGGTCGCCTACCGTGGCGGCGTCGCGACCACGCCGGACAGCCAGGTGCCCGTCGGCGCTCCCGACTCCCCGGACGTCGCCGCGGGTACGCCCGGCGGCGAAGTGCCGGTGCCGACCCTGCCCGGCGCTCCCCCGCCCGGCACGACCACGCCGCCGCCGACCTCGCAGCCCGGCACGTCGCTCCCGCCGAGCAGCACCACACCGCCGAGCAGCACGTCGCCCTCGAAGCCGACCAGCACCCCGCCTTCGTCGACGCCTCCCTCGTCGACGCCGCCTTCGAGCACGCCTCCGTCCTCGACGACGCCCCCTCCATCCAGCACGTCTTCCGCGCCGCCGGCCTCGACCCCGGCCGAGAACACCGGTGAGACGAGCCCGACCAGCACGACCGCTTCCCCGACCCCGTAA
- a CDS encoding ArsR/SmtB family transcription factor: MTGPPPPEEIADAAVLKAVMHPLRRRIMEALGRGPATATKLAKELGESSGATSYHLRELAKYDFVDEAPELAHGKERWWRARPRDIRWPRHSEQNDEMRAVFDEAQRAAFTEDLEQLARFLERRGELGEWGDALVFSRGSVHLNLEELKEFFDEYLDLLRRYWRPEPGPDARKVLVRWTAFPDADGEVGEGK, translated from the coding sequence ATGACCGGTCCGCCTCCACCCGAAGAGATCGCCGACGCCGCCGTGCTGAAGGCGGTGATGCACCCGCTGCGCCGCCGGATCATGGAGGCGCTGGGCCGCGGACCCGCGACGGCGACGAAGCTGGCCAAGGAACTGGGGGAGAGTTCGGGTGCGACCAGCTACCACCTGCGGGAACTGGCGAAGTACGACTTCGTCGACGAGGCGCCGGAACTCGCCCACGGCAAGGAGCGCTGGTGGCGGGCCCGGCCGCGCGACATCCGCTGGCCCCGGCACAGCGAGCAGAACGACGAGATGCGCGCCGTGTTCGACGAGGCCCAGCGCGCCGCGTTCACCGAGGACCTCGAACAGTTGGCGCGTTTCCTCGAGCGGCGCGGTGAGCTGGGCGAATGGGGTGACGCGCTGGTGTTCTCCCGCGGCTCGGTCCATCTGAACCTTGAAGAGCTCAAGGAGTTCTTCGACGAGTACCTGGACTTGTTGCGCCGCTATTGGCGGCCGGAACCCGGTCCGGACGCGCGGAAGGTGCTCGTGCGCTGGACGGCGTTCCCGGACGCCGACGGGGAGGTGGGGGAAGGGAAGTGA
- a CDS encoding penicillin acylase family protein — translation MLLWKRIAAVCAAASLLAAGTAAAAQPPDGASRPDATIRYTEYGIPHIVANNWVNLGFGQGFAAAKDNICAIADVAVTTRAERSRWLGPDAPPTSGVSQASTNLASDLYFQGLNESGVIERLLSAPAPRGPYREVRELIRGYVEGVNKYLRTGEVTDPACRGAGWLKPITELDVHRHAHAVGMIFGQGGVADSITASLPGAPPAGGGTEQMLGETGIGSNAIAIGSAASANGRGVSLANPHLPWQLSGTRLWQSQMTLPGKLDVSGAGIPGIPLMWLGHNETAAWSGTATDTTRTYTLFELKLVPGSPTTYLVDGKPERMRRHDVSVLSRKADGTLERIVRPQWTTRYGPVTTRLGQRELPWTASAAFAVADANATNLGMTNSMFAIARGRTAREMIGAVRETQGLPWMNILATDDRGRVEFSQIHGVPHVTDEKAARCNTPLGKEMFEADGVAVLDGATTACAWGRDRDALRPGVFGPSSLPSLSRTDYVANSNDSYWLPNPAVPKTGFPRIVGPVRYEQNMRTRGGFVEIADQLKKGGFTGQAMRDLMFSHRDHAAELVRADVVTMCRTMPGMEAACAALAGWDARSDADSRGALLFDRFWALVDRRGPSIWKVPFDVKNPVHTPNTLDTGNAAIRKAFSDAVAELRTAKIPLDAPYGDNHHVVRDGRKIPLGGGTAGRGVYDSLGGPWDPARGYTEFTHGGTYLHVVAFNGTGCPDTTTLTTYSQSANPKSAHHSDQTELYSRKQWVTERYCEKDILASPSLEVVRVSRR, via the coding sequence ATGCTGCTCTGGAAGAGAATCGCGGCCGTCTGCGCCGCGGCGAGCCTGCTCGCGGCGGGGACCGCGGCGGCCGCGCAACCGCCGGACGGGGCATCCCGGCCGGACGCCACCATCCGCTACACCGAATACGGTATCCCGCACATCGTCGCGAACAACTGGGTGAACCTGGGCTTCGGGCAGGGGTTCGCCGCGGCCAAGGACAACATCTGCGCGATCGCGGACGTCGCGGTCACGACGCGGGCCGAGCGTTCCCGCTGGCTGGGCCCCGACGCGCCGCCGACGAGCGGGGTGAGCCAGGCGAGCACGAACCTCGCGAGCGACCTGTACTTCCAAGGCCTGAACGAAAGCGGGGTGATCGAGCGGCTCCTTTCGGCGCCCGCGCCGCGCGGGCCGTACCGGGAGGTCCGCGAACTGATCCGCGGGTACGTCGAGGGGGTCAACAAGTACCTGCGCACCGGTGAGGTCACCGATCCGGCCTGCCGGGGCGCCGGCTGGCTGAAGCCGATCACCGAACTCGACGTCCACCGGCACGCCCACGCGGTCGGCATGATCTTCGGACAGGGCGGTGTCGCGGACTCGATCACCGCGTCACTGCCGGGTGCCCCGCCGGCGGGCGGCGGTACCGAACAGATGCTCGGGGAGACCGGGATCGGCAGCAACGCGATCGCGATCGGCTCGGCCGCGTCGGCGAACGGACGTGGCGTCTCACTGGCCAACCCGCACCTGCCGTGGCAGCTGAGCGGGACCAGGCTGTGGCAGTCGCAGATGACGCTGCCGGGCAAGCTCGACGTCAGCGGGGCCGGTATCCCCGGCATTCCGCTCATGTGGCTGGGACACAACGAAACCGCCGCCTGGAGCGGGACCGCGACCGACACCACGCGTACGTACACGCTGTTCGAGCTGAAGCTCGTGCCCGGCTCGCCGACGACGTACCTGGTCGACGGAAAGCCCGAGCGGATGCGCCGCCACGACGTAAGTGTCTTGTCGCGCAAGGCCGACGGCACTCTGGAGCGGATCGTACGTCCACAGTGGACGACACGGTACGGCCCGGTGACGACCCGGCTCGGGCAGCGGGAACTGCCGTGGACGGCGTCGGCCGCGTTCGCCGTCGCGGACGCCAACGCCACGAACCTCGGGATGACGAACTCGATGTTCGCGATCGCCCGCGGCCGGACGGCGCGGGAGATGATCGGCGCGGTCCGCGAGACCCAGGGGCTGCCGTGGATGAACATCCTCGCCACCGACGACCGCGGCCGGGTGGAGTTCAGCCAGATCCACGGGGTCCCGCACGTCACCGACGAGAAGGCGGCGCGCTGCAATACCCCGCTGGGCAAGGAAATGTTCGAGGCCGACGGCGTCGCGGTGCTCGACGGCGCCACGACGGCCTGCGCGTGGGGCCGGGATCGCGACGCGCTGCGGCCTGGCGTCTTCGGGCCGTCCAGCCTGCCGAGCCTGAGCCGCACCGACTACGTGGCGAACTCGAACGACAGCTACTGGCTGCCCAATCCCGCGGTGCCGAAGACCGGTTTCCCTCGGATCGTGGGCCCGGTCCGCTACGAACAGAACATGCGGACGCGGGGCGGTTTCGTCGAGATCGCCGATCAGCTGAAGAAGGGCGGATTCACGGGGCAAGCGATGCGGGACCTGATGTTCTCGCACCGGGACCACGCCGCCGAACTCGTCCGGGCCGACGTCGTCACGATGTGCCGCACGATGCCGGGAATGGAGGCCGCGTGCGCCGCGCTGGCGGGCTGGGACGCCCGTTCGGACGCGGACAGCCGGGGCGCGCTGCTGTTCGACCGGTTCTGGGCACTCGTCGATCGCAGGGGACCGTCGATCTGGAAGGTCCCGTTCGACGTCAAGAATCCGGTCCACACGCCGAACACCCTCGACACGGGGAACGCGGCGATCCGCAAGGCGTTTTCCGATGCCGTCGCGGAGTTGCGAACGGCGAAGATCCCGCTCGACGCGCCGTACGGCGACAACCACCACGTCGTCCGTGACGGCCGGAAGATCCCGCTGGGCGGCGGAACCGCCGGACGTGGTGTCTACGACTCGCTGGGCGGGCCGTGGGATCCGGCCCGTGGCTACACCGAGTTCACGCACGGCGGGACGTACCTGCACGTCGTGGCGTTCAACGGGACCGGCTGTCCGGACACGACGACGCTGACGACCTACTCGCAGTCCGCGAACCCGAAGTCGGCGCACCACAGCGACCAGACGGAGCTGTACTCGCGCAAGCAGTGGGTCACCGAACGGTACTGCGAGAAGGACATCCTCGCGTCGCCGTCGCTGGAGGTCGTCCGGGTGAGCAGGCGATGA
- a CDS encoding alpha/beta hydrolase family protein, with amino-acid sequence MIAALLAAVVAVSSPLPAAAPDGEVSFTSHGVTLRGTVVAPEGGGPAPGIVMVHGSGEHDRDDYRAEAESFAKAGIATLIYDKRTEGYSLFERDYSVLADDALAAVQALRSRPGVDPARVGVWGLSEGGWVAPLAASKSKDVAFVVTVGANGVSPDRQQSWAFETYLRRGGVTGSMVDMVSSTNMRTLAGAGVFPEAGYDPVPVLEKVRQPVLGLWGELDRLTPPGEAVRIFRETLDRGGNRQYTLKVFPQAQHGLRRTTDGFDKLDGFAPGYLDLVANWVNGAKGGPSADPPPVQASQSAALAPLAWYEAPWVQIGVWALALLAFAAYPVTALFRRRKEVPLARPARWLAAAGLLGTVGFLVYYVVLTTGAAMAPGPVLFGRTLPWLALQLIAVGVVVAGAVTAVSWWRKKERGGVRVGLLLAGTVLFVPWAVHWGLLLP; translated from the coding sequence ATGATCGCCGCGTTGCTCGCGGCCGTCGTGGCGGTCTCGTCACCGCTGCCCGCCGCGGCTCCGGACGGCGAAGTCTCGTTCACCAGCCACGGGGTCACCTTGCGGGGAACGGTGGTCGCGCCGGAGGGCGGCGGCCCGGCGCCGGGCATCGTCATGGTGCACGGATCCGGCGAACACGACCGGGACGATTACCGGGCCGAGGCGGAATCCTTCGCGAAGGCGGGGATCGCGACCCTGATCTACGACAAGCGGACCGAGGGTTATTCGCTGTTCGAGCGGGACTACTCGGTCCTGGCCGACGACGCTCTCGCCGCCGTCCAGGCGCTGCGGTCACGTCCGGGGGTGGATCCGGCCCGCGTCGGCGTGTGGGGTCTGAGCGAAGGAGGCTGGGTTGCGCCGCTGGCCGCGTCGAAATCGAAGGACGTCGCCTTCGTGGTCACGGTCGGAGCCAACGGGGTTTCGCCCGACCGCCAGCAGTCGTGGGCCTTCGAGACCTACCTGCGCCGCGGCGGGGTCACCGGTTCGATGGTGGACATGGTGTCGTCGACGAACATGCGCACCCTCGCGGGGGCGGGCGTGTTCCCCGAGGCCGGATACGACCCGGTCCCGGTGCTGGAGAAGGTGCGTCAGCCGGTGCTCGGTCTGTGGGGTGAACTGGATCGGCTCACCCCACCAGGCGAGGCCGTCCGGATCTTCCGGGAGACGCTGGACCGAGGCGGAAACCGGCAGTACACGCTGAAGGTGTTCCCGCAGGCCCAGCACGGGCTCCGGCGGACGACCGATGGTTTCGACAAGCTCGACGGGTTCGCTCCCGGCTACCTCGATCTCGTCGCGAACTGGGTGAACGGAGCGAAAGGAGGGCCGTCGGCCGACCCGCCACCGGTCCAGGCGAGCCAAAGCGCCGCGCTGGCACCGCTCGCCTGGTACGAGGCGCCTTGGGTGCAGATCGGGGTCTGGGCGTTGGCGTTGCTGGCGTTCGCGGCCTACCCGGTGACGGCGTTGTTCCGCCGTCGCAAGGAGGTTCCGCTCGCCAGGCCCGCACGCTGGCTGGCGGCGGCCGGCCTGCTCGGCACGGTGGGATTTCTCGTCTACTACGTCGTGCTGACGACGGGGGCGGCGATGGCGCCGGGTCCGGTCCTTTTCGGACGGACGTTGCCGTGGCTCGCGTTGCAGCTGATCGCGGTCGGAGTTGTCGTCGCCGGCGCGGTGACCGCGGTTTCGTGGTGGCGGAAGAAGGAACGCGGGGGAGTACGGGTCGGCCTGCTGCTGGCCGGGACCGTGCTGTTCGTCCCGTGGGCCGTCCACTGGGGACTGCTGCTGCCGTGA
- a CDS encoding carbon-nitrogen hydrolase family protein — protein MVHVAVAQFAPGNDKEANLARVASLVGEAADRGARVVALPEYSLFTVPTMSREFVTSAEELDGPFVTELRGLAKDRQITVVAGINEALPGGERISNTLVAAGPDGAIAALYRKLHLYDAFGFRESELVRPGDIEAPETFEVDGITFGLQTCYDLRFPEVTRRLVDAGADAVLLPAEWMPGPLKEDHWTTLVRARAIENTIYLVAAGQAAPAGSGHSMIVDPMGVVVASLGERTGTATGEVSAERISEVRAKNPALQLRRFAVTPKS, from the coding sequence ATGGTGCACGTCGCGGTGGCGCAGTTCGCGCCCGGCAACGACAAAGAGGCCAACCTCGCCCGAGTCGCCTCCCTCGTCGGCGAAGCGGCCGACCGCGGTGCGCGGGTGGTCGCCCTGCCCGAGTACTCGCTGTTCACCGTACCGACGATGAGCCGGGAATTCGTGACCTCGGCCGAAGAACTCGACGGGCCGTTCGTCACCGAACTGCGCGGCCTCGCGAAGGACCGGCAGATCACCGTCGTCGCGGGCATCAACGAAGCGCTCCCCGGCGGCGAGCGGATCTCGAACACGCTGGTCGCGGCCGGCCCCGACGGCGCGATCGCCGCGCTCTATCGCAAGCTGCACTTGTACGACGCCTTCGGTTTCCGCGAATCGGAACTGGTCCGGCCCGGCGACATCGAAGCCCCGGAGACGTTCGAGGTCGACGGGATCACCTTCGGTCTCCAGACCTGCTACGACCTGCGGTTCCCGGAAGTCACCCGTCGCCTGGTCGACGCGGGCGCGGACGCGGTGCTGCTGCCCGCGGAGTGGATGCCCGGTCCGCTCAAGGAGGACCACTGGACCACCCTGGTCCGCGCCAGGGCCATCGAGAACACGATCTACCTCGTCGCGGCCGGGCAGGCCGCGCCGGCGGGTTCGGGGCACAGCATGATCGTCGACCCGATGGGCGTCGTCGTCGCCTCGCTCGGCGAGCGCACGGGCACCGCGACCGGCGAGGTCTCCGCCGAGCGGATCTCCGAGGTGCGCGCCAAGAACCCGGCGCTGCAGCTGCGCCGGTTCGCCGTCACCCCGAAGTCCTGA
- a CDS encoding GntR family transcriptional regulator, which produces MTVTAEGGGPARERVYTWLRDGIISGELEGGRFLDEMWVSGVVGVSRTPVREAFHRLAAERFISLLPRKGAQVRTVTSRELEEVYQSRRLIEGHAIATLCANRAGAPAELPELIEAMVTSGAERDWFAVSGFDRRFHRAIVNAAGNTVLTELYDTLRSRQQRVTVRALEARPERLTVINAEHRALVAALNDHDAKEASRLLEEHLRPVSEVMSVLPQEG; this is translated from the coding sequence ATGACTGTGACCGCCGAAGGGGGCGGCCCGGCGCGCGAGCGGGTCTACACGTGGCTGCGCGACGGAATCATCTCGGGCGAGCTGGAAGGCGGCCGCTTCCTCGACGAGATGTGGGTTTCCGGTGTCGTCGGCGTCTCGAGGACCCCGGTGCGCGAGGCGTTCCACCGCCTGGCCGCCGAGCGGTTCATCAGCCTCCTGCCCCGCAAGGGCGCCCAGGTGCGCACGGTGACCTCCAGGGAACTGGAAGAGGTCTACCAGAGCAGGCGGCTGATCGAAGGGCACGCCATCGCCACGCTCTGCGCGAACCGGGCGGGCGCTCCCGCCGAACTACCGGAACTCATCGAAGCGATGGTGACTTCCGGCGCCGAACGCGACTGGTTCGCCGTATCCGGGTTCGACCGCCGGTTCCACCGCGCCATCGTGAACGCCGCGGGCAACACCGTCCTGACCGAGCTGTACGACACGCTCCGTTCACGGCAGCAGCGGGTCACGGTCCGCGCGCTGGAAGCCCGCCCGGAGCGGCTGACGGTGATCAACGCGGAACACCGGGCGCTGGTCGCGGCCCTGAACGACCACGACGCGAAAGAGGCGTCGCGGTTGCTGGAGGAGCATCTGCGCCCGGTGTCCGAAGTGATGTCGGTGTTGCCTCAGGAAGGCTGA
- a CDS encoding agmatine deiminase family protein, whose translation MFDSSLPRRTVLRAATAVGAAAVGSAGCSPVPAAAAARRLGAEWESHARTYLSWPASKSIWAEDLPAVREEIASLAKAIADFEPVVLLARPEQADAAQQACGDTVEVVPIPVDDLWARDTVPVFAEEAGKVAGVDFNFSGWGGKQNPHDKDNAVARSVLSEYGLARTETWITAEGGSFETDGAGTLMVTESSLVNDNRNKGRSRQEIEDELKKVLGVRKVIWFAGVRGEDITDGHVDCLARFTAPGVVLLDKAAPGTPADSWSRAADQARSVLANSAGADGKPFEVIDLVQPDPDKVDGYGEDSVISYANFYVANKSVFVPKFGDATADERAQRILGEQFPGREIVPVEISAIAAGGGGIHCSTRDQPGQPS comes from the coding sequence GTGTTCGATTCGTCCCTTCCTCGCCGCACGGTCCTGCGCGCGGCGACAGCGGTCGGCGCCGCCGCCGTCGGGAGCGCGGGATGCTCACCCGTACCCGCTGCCGCGGCGGCTCGCAGGCTGGGCGCCGAATGGGAAAGTCACGCCCGCACCTATCTGTCCTGGCCCGCGTCGAAGTCCATCTGGGCGGAGGATCTGCCCGCCGTCCGCGAGGAGATCGCGAGTCTGGCCAAGGCGATCGCCGACTTCGAACCGGTGGTGCTCCTCGCCCGGCCCGAGCAGGCCGACGCCGCCCAGCAGGCTTGCGGGGACACCGTCGAGGTCGTCCCGATCCCGGTCGACGACCTTTGGGCGCGCGACACCGTTCCGGTGTTCGCCGAAGAGGCGGGCAAGGTCGCGGGCGTCGACTTCAACTTCAGCGGCTGGGGCGGGAAACAGAACCCGCACGACAAGGACAACGCCGTCGCGAGGTCGGTACTGAGCGAGTACGGCCTGGCCCGCACCGAAACCTGGATCACCGCCGAGGGCGGCTCGTTCGAGACGGACGGCGCGGGCACCCTGATGGTCACCGAAAGCTCACTTGTCAACGACAACCGCAACAAGGGCAGAAGCCGCCAGGAGATCGAAGACGAATTGAAGAAGGTGCTCGGCGTCCGGAAGGTCATCTGGTTCGCGGGCGTCCGCGGCGAGGACATCACCGACGGCCATGTCGACTGCCTGGCCCGGTTCACCGCGCCCGGCGTCGTACTCCTGGACAAGGCCGCGCCCGGAACTCCGGCCGATTCCTGGTCTCGTGCGGCCGATCAGGCGAGGTCGGTGCTCGCGAACTCCGCCGGCGCCGATGGCAAACCCTTCGAGGTGATCGACCTCGTCCAGCCGGATCCGGACAAGGTCGACGGCTACGGCGAGGACAGCGTGATCTCGTACGCCAACTTCTACGTCGCGAACAAGTCGGTCTTCGTGCCGAAGTTCGGTGACGCGACGGCGGACGAGCGCGCCCAGCGGATCCTGGGGGAACAGTTCCCCGGCCGCGAGATCGTGCCAGTGGAGATCTCGGCCATCGCCGCGGGAGGAGGCGGGATCCACTGCTCGACGCGCGACCAGCCGGGTCAGCCTTCCTGA
- a CDS encoding TetR/AcrR family transcriptional regulator, producing MFERQQKILEAAVRVIARSGVRGLRVEKIAAEAGISTSLIYYHFTNRAGLLRKTLEFVSDRAAAYTGEAAAEAADPRAELELLLFGELQDTQAVRENSTAWGELRASAVFTAELREPLAESTRIWVHEVAEVIRRVDGVGAEAEDAAERLTSLVEGLSERWLSGSMELERARGLLRDAIALELDRLGA from the coding sequence GTGTTCGAACGTCAGCAGAAGATCTTGGAAGCGGCCGTGCGGGTGATCGCGCGCAGCGGGGTGCGGGGCCTGCGGGTGGAGAAGATCGCGGCCGAGGCCGGGATCTCGACTTCGCTGATCTACTACCACTTCACCAACCGCGCCGGGCTGCTCCGGAAGACGCTGGAGTTCGTCAGTGATCGCGCCGCGGCGTACACCGGGGAAGCCGCGGCCGAGGCGGCGGATCCCCGTGCCGAGCTGGAACTCCTGCTGTTCGGGGAACTTCAGGACACCCAGGCCGTGCGGGAGAACAGCACCGCCTGGGGCGAACTGCGGGCCAGTGCCGTCTTCACCGCGGAACTACGCGAACCGCTGGCCGAGTCGACGCGGATCTGGGTGCACGAGGTCGCCGAGGTGATCCGGCGCGTCGACGGTGTCGGGGCCGAGGCCGAAGACGCCGCGGAGCGGCTCACCAGCCTCGTCGAAGGACTCAGCGAGCGGTGGCTTTCTGGTTCGATGGAGCTGGAGAGGGCGCGGGGCCTCCTGCGGGACGCGATCGCGCTGGAACTGGACAGGCTGGGGGCCTGA